Proteins encoded within one genomic window of Desulfobulbaceae bacterium:
- a CDS encoding RlmE family RNA methyltransferase: protein MKEIQDYYFKKAQKEGYPARSVYKLEEANLKYGFLKRGSKVLDIGSYPGSWSIYAAKIVGPQGLVVGVDLQAGKRRAESGRAPIEFVRGDIMADETVVAVTAYAREFQVVLSDMAPQTTGNKWADHQKSLVLCRRALALACQVLAKGGVFYCKVFDGEDCRDFVEEVRGCFGKVKIVKPKSSRPESRELFVFGQGYKGTMISSTI, encoded by the coding sequence GTGAAGGAAATTCAGGATTACTATTTTAAAAAGGCCCAGAAAGAAGGGTATCCCGCTCGGTCGGTATATAAGCTTGAGGAGGCGAATCTAAAGTACGGTTTTCTCAAGCGGGGATCGAAGGTGCTTGATATTGGGAGCTACCCGGGGAGTTGGTCAATATATGCCGCCAAAATTGTCGGTCCTCAGGGTCTGGTGGTGGGGGTTGATCTTCAGGCTGGGAAACGGCGGGCCGAGTCGGGGCGGGCTCCGATTGAGTTTGTTCGTGGCGATATAATGGCGGACGAAACAGTGGTCGCCGTTACCGCCTATGCCCGAGAGTTTCAGGTGGTGCTCAGTGATATGGCGCCTCAGACCACAGGCAATAAGTGGGCGGATCATCAAAAATCGTTGGTCTTGTGCCGGCGGGCGCTTGCCTTGGCCTGTCAGGTGCTGGCCAAGGGCGGCGTTTTTTATTGTAAGGTCTTTGATGGAGAGGATTGCCGGGACTTTGTCGAAGAGGTGCGCGGGTGTTTTGGGAAAGTGAAGATCGTCAAGCCCAAGAGTTCACGACCGGAGAGTCGGGAACTCTTCGTCTTTGGTCAGGGGTATAAAGGAACTATGATTAGCAGTACGATATAA
- the ruvC gene encoding crossover junction endodeoxyribonuclease RuvC: MSRVFRILGIDPGSRTTGYGVVERRGGVNYFVACGVIKSTPTLAFPLRLKEIHDGVRQVIERYSPECAAVEEVFFAKNPSSALKLGQARGAILIALLTHGLEVHEFTAKQVKQAVAGYGQAAKEQVQHMVRVLLNLSAEPSQDAADGLAIALCLSNHLKYGITS; the protein is encoded by the coding sequence CTGAGCCGGGTGTTCCGGATTCTTGGAATTGATCCTGGGTCACGGACAACGGGGTACGGGGTAGTCGAGAGGCGGGGCGGCGTCAATTATTTTGTTGCCTGCGGAGTCATCAAGTCGACTCCGACTCTCGCCTTCCCTTTGCGCTTGAAGGAGATTCATGATGGGGTGCGGCAGGTTATTGAGCGGTATAGCCCTGAGTGTGCGGCGGTGGAAGAGGTTTTCTTTGCCAAAAATCCCAGTTCCGCCCTTAAGCTGGGCCAGGCCAGGGGAGCGATCCTGATCGCCTTGCTTACTCATGGCCTTGAGGTGCATGAATTCACAGCCAAGCAGGTCAAGCAGGCGGTGGCCGGGTACGGTCAGGCCGCCAAGGAACAGGTGCAACATATGGTGCGGGTCTTGCTGAATCTGTCGGCAGAACCCAGCCAGGATGCTGCTGATGGCTTGGCAATCGCTCTTTGTCTGAGTAATCATCTTAAGTATGGGATAACATCATGA
- a CDS encoding YebC/PmpR family DNA-binding transcriptional regulator has product MSGHSKWSTIKRKKGAADAKRGKIFTKLIKEIMVAARMGGGDPAGNARLRSAVMAAKTENMPKDNIDRAIKKGTGDMDGVNYEEIVYEGYGPSGVAVLVDCMTDNRNRTVSEVRYAFSKSGGNMGESGCVSFMFDKKGVIVVEKEATSEDKLLELALEAGAEDVVDEGDVFKVLTEPNDFNAVNEALEAAGVVIASASVDMIPQNTIEITEEKVARRVLSMMEMLEDNDDVQHVYANFDIPDELMENLS; this is encoded by the coding sequence ATGTCAGGACATTCTAAGTGGAGTACGATCAAGCGAAAAAAAGGTGCGGCTGACGCTAAGCGTGGCAAGATTTTCACCAAGTTGATCAAGGAGATTATGGTTGCCGCTCGCATGGGTGGAGGAGATCCTGCCGGCAACGCTCGTTTGCGGTCGGCAGTAATGGCGGCCAAAACTGAGAATATGCCCAAAGACAATATTGATCGGGCGATCAAGAAGGGCACCGGCGATATGGATGGGGTGAATTACGAAGAGATCGTCTACGAAGGATATGGCCCCAGTGGGGTGGCGGTGCTTGTCGACTGCATGACTGATAACCGGAACCGCACTGTTTCCGAGGTCCGTTATGCCTTTAGTAAGAGCGGCGGCAATATGGGCGAGTCCGGGTGCGTTTCTTTCATGTTTGATAAAAAGGGCGTGATCGTGGTGGAGAAAGAGGCCACTTCTGAAGATAAGTTGCTGGAGTTGGCGCTGGAGGCGGGGGCAGAAGACGTGGTCGACGAGGGTGATGTCTTTAAGGTCCTCACCGAGCCCAATGATTTTAACGCTGTTAATGAGGCGTTGGAGGCGGCAGGCGTTGTCATAGCGAGCGCCTCTGTTGATATGATTCCCCAAAACACGATCGAGATCACCGAGGAAAAGGTTGCCCGCAGGGTGCTTTCGATGATGGAGATGCTTGAAGATAACGACGATGTGCAGCACGTCTACGCTAACTTTGATATTCCTGACGAGTTGATGGAGAACCTCTCCTGA
- the ruvA gene encoding Holliday junction branch migration protein RuvA → MIASLRGTLIHADPARVVVEAGGVGYDVAFCASGLQRLPLLGEEVFLHIFTKVREDAIELFGFTDAREKEMFIILLTVSGVGPKVALNILAVVSPGELARAVMTDDLHRLTALPGVGKKTAERLCLELKDKVRSFAELEARPSEVKAAVLDESDQVAADVISALTNLGYPPAQAREALRRVRNSLPDGQSAPPIAELLRLALRSLA, encoded by the coding sequence ATGATCGCCAGTTTGCGCGGGACCTTAATTCATGCCGACCCTGCCCGGGTGGTGGTCGAGGCCGGCGGGGTGGGGTATGACGTCGCCTTTTGCGCCTCGGGTCTGCAACGGCTGCCCTTGCTGGGCGAGGAGGTCTTCCTCCACATTTTCACCAAGGTCAGGGAGGACGCCATTGAACTCTTCGGCTTTACTGATGCCCGGGAGAAGGAGATGTTCATCATTCTGCTCACTGTCTCCGGAGTGGGGCCCAAGGTGGCGCTGAATATCCTGGCGGTCGTCTCCCCTGGTGAGTTGGCACGGGCAGTAATGACTGACGACTTGCATCGATTGACCGCCCTGCCTGGTGTGGGTAAGAAGACGGCGGAACGACTCTGTCTGGAGTTGAAGGATAAGGTGAGGTCATTTGCCGAGCTTGAGGCCAGGCCTTCGGAAGTTAAGGCTGCTGTGCTTGATGAGAGTGATCAGGTGGCGGCAGACGTGATCTCGGCTTTGACCAATCTCGGCTATCCTCCAGCCCAGGCCAGGGAAGCACTGCGTCGGGTTCGCAACTCTCTTCCTGACGGCCAATCTGCTCCACCCATTGCAGAACTCCTTCGTTTGGCATTGAGGTCCCTGGCATGA